In Bacteroidales bacterium, the genomic stretch TTGTTGCCATTGAGTTTCCTTGATAAGGTGCGTTATACATATATATTTTATCTTCGCAGATATCAAAGTTTGAACATAGCAGGTTTGTTGCTTCAACGCTTTTTATAGTTCCGTTGCTATTTGTCTCAAGCCTATATAGTCGAGGAGGTAAGGTGTAGTAATTGCCACGAGAAAGCACCCATATTTTACCATTTTTATCAATCCTCATTCGGTGGAGATTTATTGCAATCTCTTTTTTCTCTATCTGTGTAAATGAAGATAGGCGAATTACCGATACTGTGTTGTCGTAATTGTCGGAGTTATAACCTCCCGAGTTTGCAACATATAGGTATCCGTTTTTTATAACCATCTCTTCGGGTTGTCGGCCAACTTTAACCTCTCCTACAATCTCATAAGTTTCAGTGTCAATTTTAAATACAGCACCCTCTTGTGCATTAACATCGCCTATTATTGTTGTTACATACGATGAAACGTAGGCGTATTTACCATCAAACACTATATATCGGCAATTTGGCACATCAACTTGTGCTATGCGTTTTGCATTTTTTGCCTCAACAATCTCAACTTTGTGCGATGCGTTTATAACTAACCAAAGTTTGTTGTTGTAAATTTTTGCATCGTTGCCAACATCCCCCAACTCCTTTATTACATTGGGGTTGCTCTCGGCATATATGTTGTGATGATATATGCCTGTGGTAAAATCCATAAAGTCGAGTGTTGCTTTGTTGCTTCCCATATTGCCTTCGTTTAGCAGGTAAAAGCCGTATGGGTTGGCGTTTGCATCTATTGCATTTTCAATGCTTTCGCTCTCTGAAAGGATGATTGTCTCTTCATCTCGGCACGATGCGAAAAGTAACGAGGCAATAAAGGCTATATATGTTATATATCTGCTTTTCATATTAAATCTCAAATGATAGGGTAAAACGGTAGTTTATTCCCGGCATTGGATAGTTTTGGATAACATCGTATGCCTGATTTAAGAAGTTATTCACCTCAAATGTGCCTTTGAGTGCACTGCCTCGTTTTAGTTTAAACTCTTTTATTAGTGATATGTCGTGAGTGTACCATGGTTGCATGTGGTTTGCTGCAACGTTTTGTTGCCCGGAATATCTCTCTCCTGCATATATGAAACTATAATTAATGCACCATCCGTCATATACCCCTTGCACTGCTGCTGAACAACTGTGGCGAGGAACGTATGGGATTTGATCACCATAATAACTATCGTTCACATCGGTAACATCAATTGCGTGTTGGTAGGTATATTGTCCTTTTACAGTAAAGAATAGTTTGTTGGCAGGAGATATTGTTATCTCTGTTGCAACATCGCAACCTTTAATCTCTACCTCTCCCAAGTTTAACATTGTCCAGCGGAACTGTTGTCCTTTGGGGTATGCAGTAATTTTATCGGTAACGCGGTTGTAGTATCCGTCAGCCTGTATTCTGAACATCCTTACAAACTTCTTTTCCCACTGACGCATATAGGTTACTCCTCCGTCATATTGTGTTGCATATTCGGGTTTAAGTGAGGCATTACCTAAGTCGGTGTAGTACAAATCGTTAAAGGTGGGCATTGTGAAACTGCGTTTTATGAATGCTCTGAGGGTTAAATTACCGTTCTTAAGAGGTTTAAGTGAGAACAATAGTGATGGAGAGAAGGCTTTTTTCTTTCCTTCGTTATCGCCTGTTGCAGTTTTATCTTTTATGAATGTTGCCAAGCAGCTACCTTGTATCTTCATTCTCCAAATCTGAAACGATGTAGCAAGAGCCAACATATTTGTATGACGTTTTGGATAGGCAAAGTTTGCCATATCGCTGTTTAGTGTATTGAATTGGTAGTCGTAAGCAACGGCTATATCCCAAAAGCGGAAGGGTGTAAAGGCGTGTGAAGTGGATAGATATATCTCTTTTTGTTTATATCGGTTATCTACCTCAATAAGTTTTGCATCGTTGTTTACATAGTGGGTGTTATAGTAGGCATATTTTGCATTTACCATAGTGCGGTAATAGCGGTTAATGTCTTTGCTGAATGTGCCTTGTACAAAGGTGTTGTTATCCCAAAGGCGTTCGCCTCGTCGCCATACGTTGTTTACAATGGCTCCAGGTATTCCACGTTCTGAATTATATGTATATAGTTTTACTCTCCAATATCCGTCGTTGATAGTACCAAATACTCCACCCTCAACCCTTACTGCTCTGATATCTCCGTTTTGTCTTGTAGCGGTTGTGTCGTATGCAACTGTTCCATCGGGTGTAACTCTGCGGTATCTGAAGTCATACTCTCCACTTGATGTTAGATACTCTGCCGATACCGACACAGATATACTGTCGTTAATCTTTGTCTCTAAAAGGAGTGAGGGGTTGATTGTGGCAAATGAGCCAAATTTTGATGCCACTTTAAGATGATAGTTTTTACCGCTCTCAAATTTTGGACGGCGAGAGCGAATGTATAACATTCCTGCTGAGCCAAAATCTTTGGCTGGTTGAAAAATCTCCCCTTTTTGTCCGTTATATACTGCCAATTCATCGATGTTATCGAGCGAGTACATTGAGAGGTCAATCTGCCCGTTTTGTGCATTGCCAAGTTGTATTCCATCGTAAAATACTCCAACATGGTTTGCTCCCATACTGCGGATATCAATGGTTTTAATACCTCCAACGCCTCCGTAGTCTTTAAGTTGAACTCCTGTAAAGTGACGCAAAGCATCAGCAACAGAGTAACTGTTTAGTTTCTCTAACTCCTTGCCCGACAAGCGTTGAACCGGAGTCATCTCTCTAAAACGGTTTGCAGTGATATTAACTTCTTCTAAGTTGAGTTGTAGTAATATAGAGTCTATTGCACTCTCTTCAATTTCGGTTGCTACAATAGAGCAGGGTGCAATACCTAAAAGTATTACCGCAATAATTGATTTTATGTGCTGTTGTAAAGTCATCCGCTTTAAAATTGTGCTTTGGGGAGAAGTTGATGCGGATGTTAGCCTATTAAGGCATTAGATAGGGAGTGTTCCTTTTTTTCACCACACGCTCTTTCCTCGAAAGCTGTTAGTAATATGCATCGGCAGGTCTTCTGACTTGTTCCAGCCTTTTTAGGATTGCCTTCCCATTATGCTCCTCTCGCATAAAAGTGGCATATCCTGGCCTTTATATGGAACTCACAGCAGCGGGACTGTCAGGGATTTTCACCCTATTCCCTTTTTAATCTTCGGTGAGAACCGATACGCTTGCAAAAGTATGTATAAAAATTTAATTACACAATATAGCCCTGAAAAATTATTCTTATTTGCTCTTAAAGTTATAATTTATCTCTAAATATTCCTGTTAAAGGATAATTTTCTCTATTTTTGTTTTAGTTAGATATAAGAGGATATTAAGATAATGGAAAAAGTATCGTGAAACTGCTGATGTAATTTCGTGATATCTCTTCTTCATTCTGTTATTTAAGAATAATAAACTATCTTTGTAGTCGGATATGTTAATTAATGAGTATCTTATTTTTGGAGTAATATATATCAATAAAAAATATTATTATGTTTAAGGAATTATTAAAACTGCTTGTAAGATTTGTACCTCCCTATAAAAAGTATTTTATATTAAATCTATTTTTTAATATTTTATCAACTATACTTACTCTATTCTCTTTTGCAACAATTATCCCCATATTAGAGATATTGTTCAAAATTAATGAGACTTCGTATCAATGGATGGAGTGGGGAAGTGGCAGTGCGAAAGATGTCTTTGTAAATAACTTTTACTGTATTATTAATGAGCAGATAGTAGCAAATGGTCAATCGTGGGTGCTGTTTTTGATGGGTGTCTTGTTAGTGGTTATGACTTTCTTTAAAACAATGAGTGCCTATCTAAGTTCTTATTTTATAATTCCTTTGAGAACAGGTGTTGTAAGAGATATTCGTAATTTTTTATACGATAAGGTAACTTCTTTGCCAATAGGATTTTTTACATCTGAACGTAAGGGTGATATTATGGCTCGTATGACAGGCGATGTTGGAGGTGTTGAGAATTCAATTATGGCATCGTTGGAGATGATATCAAAAAATCCCATTATGATAGTGGTATATCTTACAACTATGTTCTTAATCAGTTGGCAATTAACTCTGTTTGTTTTGGTGCTATTGCCTATTGCTGGATATATAATGGGTAAGGTGTCAAAAACATTGAAAAGGGCATCGTTGGATGCTCAACAGCAATCGGGAGTGTTATTCTCTGAGATTGATGAAACTCTTGGCGGATTGCGAATAATAAAGGCTTTTAATGCAGAGGATAAAATTAAAAATCGTTTTCATAATACAAATAATCTATTGTTTAAGTTTAGCAACAGAATTGCTCGTCGCCAATCGTTAGCACACCCTATGAGCGAGTTCTTGGGGACTCTTACTATTGCAATAGTTTTGTGGTTTGGTGGAACGCTGATTCTTGAAGGAAGCGGAATGATTTCTGCCCCCGAGTTTATATATTATCTTATCATATTTTATAGTATAATTAATCCGGCTAAGGATTTGACAAAAGGATTTTATGCAATACAACAGGGATTGGCATCAATGGAGCGTATAGATAAGATATTGAGTGCTGAGAACCCTATTCAAGCCCCTGAAAATCCCAAGTCACTTGTA encodes the following:
- a CDS encoding YncE family protein; its protein translation is MKSRYITYIAFIASLLFASCRDEETIILSESESIENAIDANANPYGFYLLNEGNMGSNKATLDFMDFTTGIYHHNIYAESNPNVIKELGDVGNDAKIYNNKLWLVINASHKVEIVEAKNAKRIAQVDVPNCRYIVFDGKYAYVSSYVTTIIGDVNAQEGAVFKIDTETYEIVGEVKVGRQPEEMVIKNGYLYVANSGGYNSDNYDNTVSVIRLSSFTQIEKKEIAINLHRMRIDKNGKIWVLSRGNYYTLPPRLYRLETNSNGTIKSVEATNLLCSNFDICEDKIYMYNAPYQGNSMATNITYTIANIETAEIEEERFIKDGTESLIKVPYAIKVNPSTKEVFICDAKNYVSSGTITCYSPQGTKRWSVFTGDIPSLVEFIYK
- a CDS encoding TonB-dependent receptor translates to MTLQQHIKSIIAVILLGIAPCSIVATEIEESAIDSILLQLNLEEVNITANRFREMTPVQRLSGKELEKLNSYSVADALRHFTGVQLKDYGGVGGIKTIDIRSMGANHVGVFYDGIQLGNAQNGQIDLSMYSLDNIDELAVYNGQKGEIFQPAKDFGSAGMLYIRSRRPKFESGKNYHLKVASKFGSFATINPSLLLETKINDSISVSVSAEYLTSSGEYDFRYRRVTPDGTVAYDTTATRQNGDIRAVRVEGGVFGTINDGYWRVKLYTYNSERGIPGAIVNNVWRRGERLWDNNTFVQGTFSKDINRYYRTMVNAKYAYYNTHYVNNDAKLIEVDNRYKQKEIYLSTSHAFTPFRFWDIAVAYDYQFNTLNSDMANFAYPKRHTNMLALATSFQIWRMKIQGSCLATFIKDKTATGDNEGKKKAFSPSLLFSLKPLKNGNLTLRAFIKRSFTMPTFNDLYYTDLGNASLKPEYATQYDGGVTYMRQWEKKFVRMFRIQADGYYNRVTDKITAYPKGQQFRWTMLNLGEVEIKGCDVATEITISPANKLFFTVKGQYTYQHAIDVTDVNDSYYGDQIPYVPRHSCSAAVQGVYDGWCINYSFIYAGERYSGQQNVAANHMQPWYTHDISLIKEFKLKRGSALKGTFEVNNFLNQAYDVIQNYPMPGINYRFTLSFEI
- a CDS encoding ABC transporter ATP-binding protein, with the protein product MFKELLKLLVRFVPPYKKYFILNLFFNILSTILTLFSFATIIPILEILFKINETSYQWMEWGSGSAKDVFVNNFYCIINEQIVANGQSWVLFLMGVLLVVMTFFKTMSAYLSSYFIIPLRTGVVRDIRNFLYDKVTSLPIGFFTSERKGDIMARMTGDVGGVENSIMASLEMISKNPIMIVVYLTTMFLISWQLTLFVLVLLPIAGYIMGKVSKTLKRASLDAQQQSGVLFSEIDETLGGLRIIKAFNAEDKIKNRFHNTNNLLFKFSNRIARRQSLAHPMSEFLGTLTIAIVLWFGGTLILEGSGMISAPEFIYYLIIFYSIINPAKDLTKGFYAIQQGLASMERIDKILSAENPIQAPENPKSLVKLNDTIEYKDVWFKYNEDYVIKGVNLVIPKGKTVALVGQSGSGKTTMADLIPRFYDVEKGSILIDGIDVRDVTPFSLRALMGNVNQEAILFNDTFYNNITFGVESATMEQVIEAAKIANAHDFIMATENGYDTYIGDRGCRLSGGQRQRLSIARAIMKNPPILILDEATSALDTESERLVQEALENLMRNRTTLVIAHRLSTIKHADLICVMHEGEIVERGKHDELIALNGYYKKLVDMQNVA